The sequence GTACCTGGTAGGTGTAGCCGCAGTAGTGACAGGTAAGCTGATTCATGTTGCGATGCAACGTCAGCGACACATCACAATGCTGACAATGGGGCACCCAGCCGCATTGCTTACACTCTATCATGGGTGCATAGCCTCGACGGTTCTGGAAGTATATCACCTGCTCGCCTCGCTCCAATGCCTCGCGGGTCTTCGCCAACAATAATGGCGAGAACACACCGTTCATCATCTTACGGTGCTGCAAGTCCTTGATATCCACCACCTGGATCTCAGGCAGCTGAATACCTTTATAACGTTGGAAAAGCTCTACCAAACCATACTTACCTGTTTTGGCATTATGGTAGGTCTCGAGCGATGGTGTGGCAGTACCCAATAACGTCTTGGCACCATACATCTGTGCCAGCATGATAGCTGCCGAACGGGCATGATAACGCGGTGCAGGGTCCTGCTGTTTATACGAGGTTACATGCTCCTCATCCACAATAATCAGTCCTAAGTTCTGGAAAGGCAGCAGCACGGCACTGCGCGCACCCAGAATCACATCATAGGGATGCTTCGAAAGCTGTTTCTGCCAGATTTCCACACGCTCGGCATCCGAGTATTTACTGTGATAGATGCCCAGGCGATTGCCAAACACTCGCTGCAGGCGTTGCATCATCTGCACGGTAAGCGCTATTTCGGGCAACAGATAGAGCACCTGCTGATGCTTATCCAATGCCTGCTGTATCAGGTGGATATAAATCTCGGTTTTACCGCTCGAGGTAACACCATGCAGCAGCGTCACGTTTTTCTGCAGAAACGAGAACTGTATCTGGTTAAACGCTTCCTGCTGTACATCGCTCAGCGGTTTGATATGTTCAGGATGCGGATCGCCACCAAAATTCAATCGCCCCACCTCTTTATCATAGGTTTCCAACACACCTCGCTGCACCAAGGCGTTTACCGACTGCAGGGTGTGTCCCTGGTTAATCAGCTCGTCGCGGGTTATCTCGAACTGTTCCTCGGTCTGTCCTAACTGGTCCCAACCCGAGAGTTCCAGATAATCCAGGAAAGCCTTGAGCTGCTTGGGAGCACGCTGCAGCATATCAATAGCCACGTGCAGGGCCTGCTCGCTGCGGAACTTAGGCGACAGCTGGATGTATAGTTCGGTACGTGGACGATAACCATCCTCGGCTTTCAGTCCTGATGGGAGTGCTGCCTTATACACCTCGCCAATAGGCGACATGTAGTAATCGGCAATCCACTGCCACAGCTTCAGCTGGTTATCGGTAATGATAGGTGTGGCATCCATCACCTGGCTGATGGGCTTTACCTGATAGTCCTTAGGTTTCTCATTGTGCAATCGGGCCACAATACCCAAGTAGGTTTTGCTACGCCCGAAAGTTACCAGTACGCGCATACCAATACCTACGCTCATGCCATCCGGCACGGCGTAGGTAAAAAGTCCTGTTAACGGAACAGGTAATATGATATCCGCGTAACTCACCCCTTAGAAGAAGTAAGCAACCGAAAGCTGCCAAGCATTAGCCTTGGTCTTGCCAGTAAGAATGTTACCAGCAGTAGACAGAGTTGAATTGACAACGTTGGTCTCACCAGTAGTTCCAAGAGCAACATTATAGTTGGCCGATACCTGCAGATGGTTCAGCAGCATCAAACCAACACCTAAATTAGCACTCAGGTTTGAGTCCTTCAAGCGCCACTCAAGGGCGTTGTTAAGAAGATTAGTGGTTTTATCTCCAATATTAAAGCCGAACTGAGGACCAGCAAAGATGTAAAT is a genomic window of Xylanibacter ruminicola 23 containing:
- the priA gene encoding primosomal protein N', translated to MSYADIILPVPLTGLFTYAVPDGMSVGIGMRVLVTFGRSKTYLGIVARLHNEKPKDYQVKPISQVMDATPIITDNQLKLWQWIADYYMSPIGEVYKAALPSGLKAEDGYRPRTELYIQLSPKFRSEQALHVAIDMLQRAPKQLKAFLDYLELSGWDQLGQTEEQFEITRDELINQGHTLQSVNALVQRGVLETYDKEVGRLNFGGDPHPEHIKPLSDVQQEAFNQIQFSFLQKNVTLLHGVTSSGKTEIYIHLIQQALDKHQQVLYLLPEIALTVQMMQRLQRVFGNRLGIYHSKYSDAERVEIWQKQLSKHPYDVILGARSAVLLPFQNLGLIIVDEEHVTSYKQQDPAPRYHARSAAIMLAQMYGAKTLLGTATPSLETYHNAKTGKYGLVELFQRYKGIQLPEIQVVDIKDLQHRKMMNGVFSPLLLAKTREALERGEQVIYFQNRRGYAPMIECKQCGWVPHCQHCDVSLTLHRNMNQLTCHYCGYTYQVPTECPACGGHDLITKGYGTEKIEDQLRDIFPEARIARMDLDTTRTRNAYERIISDFSAGRTNLLIGTQMISKGLDFDKVSVVGILNADNMLNYPDFRAYEQAYMMMAQVAGRAGRKGKQGLVILQTKSPTLPVIQQVVQNDYAGLYRSLIAERQHFHYPPYYRLIYVYLKHRSDAVVESAGIEMGSRLRQWFSARVLGPDKPAIAKVKSLSIRKLVLKLEPGIGMADVRKYLALAQQQMLQDKRYSSLQIYFDVDPQ